In Methanobacterium paludis, the following proteins share a genomic window:
- a CDS encoding HEAT repeat domain-containing protein, which yields MPEEHKRINFLIEELQNDDWAVREDAAELLAEIGDPGAVDPLIKALEDKDWHVRETAALALGTFNDKRAVKPLINVLEDENNGVKYAVALSLGALGDKEAVAPLKKALDENPTMKNVVEIALEKIEMKPEKG from the coding sequence AGGATAAATTTTCTCATAGAAGAACTCCAAAATGATGATTGGGCCGTTAGAGAAGATGCTGCAGAACTTCTTGCAGAAATTGGGGATCCAGGAGCCGTGGATCCATTGATAAAAGCTCTTGAAGACAAAGATTGGCATGTAAGGGAAACTGCTGCCCTTGCACTTGGCACATTCAATGACAAACGTGCTGTTAAACCCCTGATAAATGTTTTAGAAGATGAAAACAATGGGGTGAAATACGCTGTTGCACTGAGTTTGGGTGCATTGGGAGATAAAGAAGCAGTAGCCCCCCTCAAAAAAGCATTGGATGAAAATCCTACCATGAAAAATGTTGTAGAAATAGCACTTGAAAAAATAGAAATGAAACCAGAGAAAGGTTAG